A section of the Kribbella sp. HUAS MG21 genome encodes:
- the infB gene encoding translation initiation factor IF-2: MAKVRVYELAKELGVTSKVVLTRLNDMGEFVRSASSTIEAPVVRRLAEDFEKNPPKKRAAKKAAASTSAAPQATAPVAPAAPKQAQPAQPATPKAPAERPAPAAESTSAPAPQAPASPVTEAAPAAKATPAPGVKPGPRPGPKPGPRQEQAPAESAPAAKAEAPAPSTPAFEAPAAKAAPETSAPSAPAPGPRRPGGDSAARPGPRPGGQGTAPRPGGQASAPRPGGAQGGAPRPGAPRPGAPRPGAPRPGGAQGGGPRPGAPRPGNNPFSSTQGMQRGGPRPGPGGGGSDRQAPSPAGMAPRPPQGRGGGDRSGGGDRPPRPGGVPGAPRPNPAMMPKSSAGTFTGRPGGGSGGPGGGGRGRPGGGPGAGPRGGGGGGGGGFRPGGGGPSGPPGGGGGRPGPGNRGRGGTQGAFGRPGGPARRGRKSKRAKRQEFDNMQAPAVGGVRVKHGDGEVVKLPRGASLTDFAEKVGVDPASLVQVLFHLGEMVTATQSVNEETLELLGTELNYDVQIVSPEDEDRELLQSFDIEFGNDEGDEGDLAPRPPVVTVMGHVDHGKTKLLDAIRMANVVAGEAGGITQHIGAYQVTTEVDGEQRAITFVDTPGHEAFTAMRARGAQATDIVILVVAADDGVMPQTIEALNHARAAGVPIVVAVNKIDVPAADPAKVRGQLTEYGLVPEEYGGDTMFVDVSAKSRINIDGLLEGVVLTADAALDLRANPDMHAEGIAIEANLDKGRGPVATVLVQRGTLRVGDSMVVGPAYGRVRAMLDEHGNNVEEATPSRPVLVLGLTAVPGAGDKFLVVEDDRRARQIAEKREARARAAANAKRRVRRTLEDFMASMEKGETQELLLILKGDVSGSVEALEDALVRIEVGDEVSLRIIDRGVGAINENDVNLAIASNAVIIGFNVRPAGKAGDLAEREGVDVRYYSVIYSAIDDIEAALKGMLKPIYEEVTLGQAEIREIFRSSKVGNIAGCWVTSGLIRRNAKVRLIRDGAVVVDNTELSSLKRFKDDASEVREGFECGLTINNYNDIKIGDIVEAFELREKPRS, from the coding sequence GTGGCAAAGGTCCGGGTCTACGAGCTCGCGAAGGAGCTCGGAGTTACCAGCAAGGTCGTACTGACCAGACTGAACGACATGGGCGAGTTCGTCCGGTCGGCATCCTCGACGATCGAGGCACCTGTCGTCCGGAGGTTGGCGGAGGACTTCGAGAAGAACCCGCCGAAGAAGCGCGCGGCCAAGAAGGCCGCCGCCAGCACGTCCGCCGCGCCCCAGGCGACCGCACCGGTCGCCCCCGCGGCACCCAAGCAGGCACAGCCGGCCCAGCCGGCGACCCCCAAGGCTCCGGCCGAGCGCCCCGCGCCGGCCGCTGAGAGCACGTCTGCCCCGGCTCCGCAGGCGCCGGCGTCCCCGGTGACCGAGGCCGCTCCGGCGGCCAAGGCCACCCCGGCTCCGGGCGTCAAGCCCGGTCCGCGGCCGGGCCCGAAGCCGGGTCCGCGCCAGGAGCAGGCTCCGGCCGAGTCCGCCCCGGCGGCCAAGGCCGAGGCCCCGGCTCCGTCGACCCCGGCGTTCGAGGCCCCCGCGGCCAAGGCGGCGCCCGAGACCTCGGCCCCGTCGGCTCCGGCCCCGGGCCCGCGGCGTCCGGGCGGCGACAGCGCGGCCCGTCCGGGCCCGCGTCCGGGCGGTCAGGGTACGGCGCCGCGTCCGGGCGGCCAGGCCTCCGCGCCGCGTCCGGGTGGTGCGCAGGGCGGTGCCCCGCGTCCGGGTGCGCCCCGTCCGGGTGCCCCGCGTCCCGGTGCCCCCCGTCCGGGTGGCGCCCAGGGCGGTGGCCCGCGTCCGGGTGCGCCGCGTCCGGGCAACAACCCGTTCAGCTCGACCCAGGGCATGCAGCGCGGTGGACCGCGCCCCGGCCCGGGCGGCGGCGGTTCCGACCGGCAGGCCCCGAGCCCGGCCGGCATGGCGCCGCGCCCGCCGCAGGGTCGTGGCGGCGGTGACCGGAGTGGTGGCGGCGACCGGCCGCCGCGTCCGGGCGGCGTGCCCGGCGCTCCGCGCCCCAACCCGGCGATGATGCCGAAGTCCTCGGCCGGTACCTTCACCGGCCGTCCCGGTGGCGGCTCCGGCGGCCCCGGCGGCGGTGGTCGCGGACGTCCGGGCGGTGGCCCGGGTGCCGGTCCGCGCGGCGGTGGCGGCGGCGGTGGCGGTGGCTTCCGTCCGGGTGGCGGCGGCCCCAGCGGCCCGCCCGGTGGCGGCGGTGGCCGCCCGGGTCCGGGCAACCGCGGTCGTGGCGGGACGCAGGGTGCCTTCGGGCGTCCGGGCGGTCCGGCGCGCCGTGGCCGCAAGTCGAAGCGCGCCAAGCGCCAGGAATTCGACAACATGCAGGCCCCGGCGGTCGGCGGCGTCCGCGTCAAGCACGGTGACGGCGAGGTCGTGAAGCTGCCGCGCGGCGCTTCGCTGACGGACTTCGCCGAGAAGGTCGGCGTCGACCCGGCGTCGCTGGTCCAGGTGCTGTTCCACCTCGGTGAGATGGTGACCGCGACCCAGTCGGTGAACGAGGAGACGCTCGAGCTGCTCGGCACCGAGCTGAACTACGACGTCCAGATCGTGTCGCCGGAGGACGAGGACCGCGAGCTGCTGCAGTCCTTCGACATCGAGTTCGGCAACGACGAGGGCGACGAGGGCGACCTGGCTCCGCGGCCGCCGGTGGTGACCGTGATGGGTCACGTCGACCACGGTAAGACGAAGCTGCTGGACGCGATCCGGATGGCGAACGTCGTGGCCGGCGAGGCCGGCGGCATCACCCAGCACATCGGTGCGTACCAGGTGACCACCGAGGTGGACGGCGAGCAGCGGGCGATCACCTTCGTCGACACCCCGGGTCACGAGGCGTTCACCGCCATGCGTGCCCGTGGTGCGCAGGCCACCGACATCGTCATCCTGGTGGTCGCGGCCGACGACGGCGTGATGCCGCAGACGATCGAGGCGCTGAACCACGCCCGCGCGGCGGGGGTCCCGATCGTGGTCGCGGTGAACAAGATCGACGTCCCGGCGGCGGACCCGGCGAAGGTGCGCGGTCAGCTGACCGAGTACGGCCTGGTCCCCGAGGAGTACGGCGGCGACACGATGTTCGTCGACGTCTCGGCGAAGTCCCGGATCAACATCGACGGCCTGCTCGAGGGCGTCGTACTGACCGCGGACGCGGCGCTGGATCTGCGGGCCAACCCGGACATGCACGCCGAGGGCATCGCGATCGAGGCGAACCTCGACAAGGGCCGTGGTCCGGTGGCGACCGTGCTGGTGCAGCGCGGCACGCTCCGGGTCGGCGACTCGATGGTGGTCGGCCCGGCGTACGGCCGGGTCCGGGCCATGCTCGACGAGCACGGCAACAACGTCGAGGAGGCGACCCCGTCGCGTCCGGTCCTGGTGCTCGGTCTGACCGCCGTACCGGGGGCCGGTGACAAGTTCCTGGTGGTCGAGGACGACCGCCGGGCGCGGCAGATCGCCGAGAAGCGCGAAGCCCGGGCCCGGGCGGCCGCGAACGCCAAGCGTCGCGTCCGTCGCACCCTCGAGGACTTCATGGCCTCGATGGAGAAGGGCGAGACCCAGGAGCTGCTGCTCATCCTCAAGGGCGACGTGTCCGGTTCGGTCGAGGCGCTCGAGGACGCGCTGGTCCGGATCGAGGTCGGCGACGAGGTGAGCCTGCGGATCATCGACCGCGGTGTCGGTGCGATCAACGAGAACGACGTCAACCTGGCCATCGCGTCGAACGCCGTCATCATCGGCTTCAACGTGCGGCCGGCGGGCAAGGCCGGGGACCTGGCCGAGCGCGAGGGCGTGGATGTCCGGTACTACTCGGTCATCTACTCGGCGATCGACGACATCGAGGCCGCCCTGAAGGGCATGCTCAAGCCGATCTACGAGGAGGTCACCCTCGGCCAGGCCGAGATCCGGGAGATCTTCCGCTCCTCGAAGGTGGGCAACATCGCCGGTTGCTGGGTGACCAGCGGCCTGATCCGCCGCAACGCCAAGGTCCGGTTGATCCGGGACGGCGCGGTGGTCGTCGACAACACCGAGCTGTCGTCGCTGAAGAGGTTCAAGGACGACGCGTCCGAGGTCCGCGAGGGCTTCGAGTGCGGTCTGACCATCAACAACTACAACGACATCAAGATCGGCGACATCGTCGAGGCGTTCGAGCTCCGCGAGAAGCCGCGCAGCTGA
- the nusA gene encoding transcription termination factor NusA yields MDIDMAVLRSLEREKDISLDVVVEAIEQALLVAYHRTEGAQQHARAELDRKTGHVTVYARELAEDGTLAREYDDTPHDFGRIAATTAKQIILQRLRDAEDEVRYGEFSGKEGDIVSGVVQQGRDPRSVMVDLGKIEAVLPVPEQVPGEKYEHGARLRVYVVGVRKGFKGPQITVSRTHPNLVKKLFALEVPEIADGTVEITAIAREAGHRTKIAVRTLNPSVNGKGACIGPMGQRVRNIMHELHGEKIDIIDHSDDPATFVGNALSPAQVTSVEVVDAAARAARVVVPDYQLSLAIGKEGQNARLAARLTGWRIDIRPDTDVTAGSEKVD; encoded by the coding sequence ATGGACATCGACATGGCCGTGCTGCGGTCGCTGGAACGGGAGAAGGACATCTCCCTGGACGTGGTCGTCGAAGCGATCGAGCAGGCGCTGCTGGTCGCGTACCACCGCACCGAGGGCGCGCAGCAGCACGCCCGCGCCGAGCTGGACCGCAAGACCGGGCACGTGACCGTCTACGCCCGCGAGCTGGCCGAGGACGGCACGCTCGCCCGGGAGTACGACGACACCCCGCACGACTTCGGCCGGATCGCGGCCACCACCGCCAAGCAGATCATCCTGCAGCGGCTGCGCGACGCCGAGGACGAGGTGCGGTACGGCGAGTTCTCCGGCAAGGAGGGCGACATCGTCTCCGGTGTCGTCCAGCAGGGCCGCGACCCGCGGTCGGTGATGGTCGACCTCGGCAAGATCGAGGCCGTGCTGCCGGTGCCGGAGCAGGTGCCGGGGGAGAAGTACGAGCACGGCGCCCGGCTGCGGGTGTACGTGGTCGGTGTCCGCAAGGGCTTCAAGGGCCCGCAGATCACGGTCAGCCGGACGCACCCGAACCTGGTGAAGAAGCTGTTCGCGCTGGAGGTCCCGGAGATCGCCGACGGCACCGTCGAGATCACCGCGATCGCCCGCGAGGCGGGGCACCGGACCAAGATCGCGGTCCGGACCCTGAACCCGTCGGTGAACGGCAAGGGCGCCTGCATCGGGCCGATGGGGCAGCGGGTGCGCAACATCATGCACGAGCTGCACGGCGAGAAGATCGACATCATCGACCACAGCGACGACCCGGCGACCTTCGTCGGGAATGCGCTGTCCCCGGCGCAGGTTACGTCTGTCGAGGTGGTGGACGCCGCGGCCCGTGCGGCGCGCGTCGTCGTCCCCGACTACCAGCTCTCGCTGGCGATCGGCAAGGAGGGGCAGAACGCCCGCCTGGCCGCCCGGCTCACCGGCTGGCGCATCGACATCCGCCCGGATACCGATGTGACTGCCGGGAGCGAGAAGGTAGACTGA
- a CDS encoding cell division protein FtsK, giving the protein MPPRRPSRSTPVRPTPSRRAVVVTAVLLPGAVALTGCEDEPAGTGTPGAVNSAPPSQGPAEETPSVDPAVVAALSTAATQLTQLSQLYATSSRKFPTLKAQLAAGAKYHSSHLAKLKETAGVTAKATTAVAPAKSAQAALSAISKQEKALAGAHAAAAAKLSGAPARLLAQIAASETQLGAALAPKLARPTA; this is encoded by the coding sequence GTGCCTCCACGCCGCCCGTCCCGATCCACGCCGGTCCGCCCGACGCCGTCCCGGCGCGCCGTCGTCGTGACCGCCGTCCTGCTTCCGGGAGCGGTCGCGCTGACCGGCTGCGAGGACGAGCCCGCCGGCACCGGTACGCCGGGCGCCGTGAACAGCGCGCCGCCGTCGCAGGGTCCGGCCGAGGAGACTCCGTCCGTCGACCCGGCGGTCGTCGCGGCGCTCAGTACTGCGGCGACCCAGCTGACTCAATTGTCCCAGCTCTACGCAACCTCGAGCCGGAAGTTCCCGACGCTGAAGGCCCAGCTGGCCGCGGGGGCGAAGTACCACTCGAGCCACCTCGCCAAGCTCAAGGAGACCGCCGGCGTCACCGCCAAGGCGACCACGGCCGTGGCCCCGGCGAAGAGCGCGCAGGCGGCGTTGTCCGCGATCTCCAAGCAGGAGAAGGCGCTGGCCGGCGCGCACGCGGCGGCGGCCGCCAAGCTGTCCGGCGCCCCCGCGCGCCTGCTCGCCCAGATCGCCGCCTCCGAGACCCAGCTGGGCGCGGCGCTGGCCCCAAAGCTTGCGAGGCCCACCGCGTGA
- a CDS encoding YlxR family protein, giving the protein MTVSGGLVLPDPDRRAPGRGAHLHPALECFDLAVRRKAFPRAFRVPGPLDVTGLREYVAQRDK; this is encoded by the coding sequence ATGACGGTTTCCGGAGGACTCGTGCTCCCGGATCCCGATCGTCGGGCACCCGGCCGCGGGGCGCACCTGCACCCCGCGCTCGAGTGCTTCGACCTCGCCGTCCGGCGCAAGGCGTTCCCACGGGCCTTCCGGGTCCCGGGGCCGCTCGACGTGACCGGGCTGCGGGAGTACGTCGCGCAGCGTGATAAGTAA
- a CDS encoding NAD-dependent protein deacetylase encodes MRSRPTLEWAPGPEVLALEPGLTDIRPVAESVAAGRVVVLSGAGISTESGIPDYRGETGSLRTHTPMTYGDFTGSEEARQRYWARSHLGWRTIARAAPNDGHRAVAALQARGYLSGVITQNVDGLHQAAGARDVIELHGNLDRVICLGCGTTSAREVLDRRLRAANQAFTAEATRINPDGDVELPDDVVRTFRVVPCTVCGGVLKPDVVFFGENVPKSRVERCYRLIDDARAVLVLGSSLTVMSGFRFVRHAAKAGTPVLIVNQGVTRGDPYATYRVNLPLGLALTQLVAETVGPSHA; translated from the coding sequence GTGCGTTCGCGACCGACGTTGGAGTGGGCCCCCGGGCCGGAAGTGCTGGCGTTGGAGCCTGGCCTGACGGACATCCGCCCGGTCGCGGAGAGCGTCGCCGCGGGGCGGGTCGTCGTACTGAGCGGCGCCGGGATCTCTACCGAGTCGGGCATCCCTGACTACCGCGGTGAGACCGGGAGCCTGCGGACGCACACGCCGATGACGTACGGCGACTTCACCGGGAGCGAGGAGGCGCGCCAGCGGTACTGGGCGCGCAGCCACCTCGGCTGGCGGACCATCGCGCGCGCCGCGCCGAACGACGGCCACCGCGCCGTCGCCGCGCTCCAGGCCCGTGGCTACCTGAGCGGCGTCATCACCCAGAACGTCGACGGTCTGCACCAGGCGGCCGGCGCCCGCGACGTCATCGAGCTGCACGGCAACCTCGACCGCGTGATCTGCCTCGGCTGCGGTACGACGTCAGCGCGCGAGGTCCTCGACCGGCGGCTGCGGGCGGCCAACCAGGCGTTCACCGCCGAGGCGACCCGGATCAACCCCGACGGCGACGTCGAGCTGCCCGACGACGTCGTCCGGACGTTCCGGGTGGTCCCGTGCACGGTCTGCGGCGGTGTCCTCAAACCCGACGTGGTGTTCTTCGGCGAGAACGTCCCGAAGAGCCGCGTCGAGCGCTGCTACCGGCTGATCGACGACGCGCGTGCCGTCCTCGTCCTCGGGTCGTCCCTGACCGTGATGTCCGGCTTCCGCTTCGTCCGGCACGCCGCGAAGGCCGGTACGCCGGTGCTGATCGTGAACCAGGGCGTGACCCGCGGCGACCCGTACGCGACGTACCGGGTGAACCTGCCGCTCGGCCTGGCGCTGACGCAGTTGGTCGCGGAAACCGTCGGGCCGAGCCACGCGTGA
- a CDS encoding LLM class flavin-dependent oxidoreductase, translating to MKYGFVMAYGDARDAAELAVLAERHGWDGFFVWESIWGIDAWVMLGAAAMTTERIRLGTMLTPLPRRKPWDVAGQTSTVDNLSGGRVILAVGLGVAGEERFWLFEDDPGRKVRAELMDESLEMLQHLWRDQPFEFTGRYYRSRKIAELMPPAPPPPVQQPRIPTWVVGAWPRPKSMRRAALQDGWLPNYVVPPGQERGEWTPALLAEGVEWIRRERAEHGLTMDGYDIVAEGATSADDADSAATVRPWADAGATWWIDADWSSMDPAVVRAAAERRLKAGPPRVD from the coding sequence ATGAAATACGGGTTCGTGATGGCGTACGGCGATGCGCGTGATGCGGCCGAGTTGGCGGTGCTGGCGGAGCGGCACGGGTGGGACGGGTTCTTCGTCTGGGAGTCGATCTGGGGGATCGACGCCTGGGTGATGCTCGGGGCCGCGGCGATGACGACGGAGCGGATCCGGCTGGGCACCATGCTCACGCCGTTGCCGCGCCGCAAACCGTGGGACGTGGCGGGGCAGACGTCGACCGTGGACAACCTCAGCGGCGGCCGGGTGATTCTCGCCGTCGGGCTGGGGGTGGCGGGGGAGGAGCGGTTCTGGTTGTTCGAGGACGATCCGGGGCGGAAGGTCCGCGCGGAGCTGATGGACGAGTCGCTGGAGATGCTGCAGCACCTGTGGCGCGACCAGCCGTTCGAGTTCACCGGCCGGTACTACCGGTCGCGGAAGATCGCCGAGCTGATGCCGCCCGCACCACCGCCGCCGGTGCAGCAGCCGCGGATCCCGACCTGGGTGGTCGGCGCCTGGCCGCGCCCGAAGTCGATGCGCCGCGCCGCGCTCCAGGACGGCTGGCTGCCCAACTACGTCGTACCGCCGGGCCAGGAGCGCGGTGAGTGGACGCCGGCGTTGCTGGCGGAGGGCGTCGAGTGGATCCGCCGCGAACGCGCCGAGCACGGCCTGACCATGGACGGCTACGACATCGTCGCCGAGGGCGCCACCTCCGCCGACGACGCCGACTCCGCCGCCACGGTCCGCCCCTGGGCCGACGCGGGCGCGACCTGGTGGATCGACGCCGACTGGTCCTCGATGGACCCGGCCGTCGTCCGCGCTGCCGCCGAACGCCGCCTCAAGGCCGGCCCGCCACGCGTCGACTGA
- the rimP gene encoding ribosome maturation factor RimP gives MSRKPNPTGHTDTTSLENFLRPIVEQFGCDLEAADIAPAGRRRLLRVLVDRDGGVSLDDVAEVTRAISKALDADDIMGEGAYTLEVSSPGVDRPLTLPRHWRRNTGRLVAVTLTAGGKLTGRIKSVSEEAAELDVDGKRQSVAYADIAKAKVQIEFNRAAGNDTEPSLDDGETPADGTVEEN, from the coding sequence GTGAGCCGGAAACCGAACCCCACGGGCCACACGGACACCACGAGCCTCGAGAACTTCCTGCGGCCGATCGTCGAGCAGTTCGGCTGCGACCTGGAGGCCGCGGACATCGCTCCGGCCGGCCGCCGCCGGTTGCTGCGGGTCCTGGTCGACCGCGACGGCGGCGTCAGCCTGGACGACGTCGCCGAGGTCACCCGGGCCATCTCGAAGGCGCTCGACGCCGACGACATCATGGGCGAGGGCGCGTACACGCTGGAGGTCTCGAGCCCCGGCGTGGACCGCCCGCTGACCCTGCCCCGGCACTGGCGCCGCAACACCGGCCGGCTGGTCGCGGTCACGCTGACCGCCGGCGGGAAGCTCACCGGCCGGATCAAGTCCGTCTCCGAGGAGGCGGCCGAACTGGACGTGGACGGCAAGCGGCAGAGCGTCGCGTACGCCGACATCGCGAAGGCCAAGGTCCAGATCGAGTTCAACCGGGCTGCCGGCAACGACACTGAGCCATCTCTTGATGATGGAGAAACACCTGCCGACGGCACGGTGGAGGAGAACTGA
- the truB gene encoding tRNA pseudouridine(55) synthase TruB: MEPTPAFTPASDGIVVVDKPAGMTSHTVVARIRKLAGTRKVGHAGTLDPMATGVLIAGLNRATRLLGHLQLADKSYDATIRLGATTTTDDAEGEIVSTAPVGGVTAEAISAAVEGFRGEIAQVPSKVSAIKVDGRRAYERVRAGEEVALKARAVTVSRYDILDVRPDADGISVDVSVDCSSGTYIRALARDLGTELGVGGHLTALRRTRVGAFDLSAAHSLESLAKSFDWLPIADVAAGTFPRYDADEAQAAAIRTGRPLPGLDLPPGQTAMFAPDGTFLALYEPHGPLAKPTAVFVG, encoded by the coding sequence ATGGAGCCGACCCCGGCCTTCACGCCGGCGTCCGACGGCATCGTGGTCGTCGACAAGCCGGCCGGCATGACCTCGCACACGGTCGTCGCCCGGATCCGCAAGCTGGCCGGCACCCGCAAGGTCGGGCACGCCGGCACGCTGGACCCGATGGCGACCGGCGTGCTGATCGCCGGGCTGAACCGGGCCACCCGGCTGCTCGGCCACCTGCAGCTGGCCGACAAGTCGTACGACGCGACGATCCGGCTCGGGGCGACCACGACGACCGACGACGCCGAGGGCGAGATCGTCAGCACCGCGCCGGTCGGCGGCGTGACCGCGGAGGCGATCTCGGCGGCCGTCGAGGGGTTCCGGGGCGAGATCGCGCAGGTGCCGTCGAAGGTGTCGGCGATCAAGGTCGACGGCCGGCGGGCCTATGAGCGGGTCCGGGCCGGCGAGGAGGTCGCGCTCAAGGCCCGCGCGGTGACCGTGTCGCGGTACGACATCCTCGACGTCCGGCCGGACGCCGACGGGATCTCGGTCGACGTCTCGGTGGACTGCTCCAGCGGGACCTACATCCGCGCCCTGGCGCGGGACCTCGGCACCGAGCTCGGCGTCGGCGGCCACCTGACCGCGCTCCGCCGTACCCGGGTCGGCGCCTTCGACCTGTCCGCCGCGCATTCGCTGGAGTCGCTGGCGAAGTCCTTCGACTGGCTGCCGATCGCGGACGTTGCCGCCGGCACCTTCCCGCGGTACGACGCCGACGAAGCCCAGGCCGCCGCGATCCGCACCGGCCGCCCGCTCCCGGGCCTGGACCTGCCGCCCGGCCAGACGGCGATGTTCGCCCCGGACGGCACCTTCCTGGCCCTCTACGAGCCCCACGGCCCCCTCGCGAAACCCACCGCGGTCTTCGTCGGCTGA
- a CDS encoding DUF4439 domain-containing protein — MNQLEALQAALAGEHAALYGVGVAGGKLNGAKFRAAGELFEAHRANRDRLSALIAAAGETPVAAEPAYDLPRAVVNAATAAALVLVVEVRIAAVYGDLVEAAEQPAVRAFAIEALLAAAGNQLAWGGVPLAFPGATA; from the coding sequence GTGAACCAGCTCGAGGCGCTGCAGGCTGCGCTCGCCGGTGAGCACGCCGCGCTGTACGGCGTGGGCGTGGCCGGCGGGAAGCTCAACGGGGCCAAGTTCCGGGCGGCCGGCGAACTGTTCGAGGCGCACCGGGCGAACCGCGACCGGCTGAGCGCGCTGATCGCCGCCGCCGGCGAGACACCGGTCGCGGCCGAACCGGCGTACGACCTGCCGCGGGCGGTCGTGAACGCGGCCACCGCGGCGGCGCTGGTGCTGGTGGTCGAGGTCCGGATCGCGGCGGTGTACGGCGACCTCGTCGAGGCCGCCGAACAACCCGCCGTCCGAGCCTTCGCGATCGAGGCCCTGCTCGCCGCCGCGGGCAACCAGCTCGCCTGGGGCGGCGTACCACTCGCCTTCCCCGGCGCGACCGCCTGA
- the rbfA gene encoding 30S ribosome-binding factor RbfA → MGEARAKQLADRIQVLVAELLERRVKDPRLGFVTVTDARLTGDLREASIFYTVYGDEQARASTAAALESAKGLIRSEVGKALGLRHTPSVAFFLDAVPESAGHIEELLEKARMADAEVAKAAAGAKPAGDADPYKHKPDDEDEQD, encoded by the coding sequence ATGGGTGAAGCAAGGGCGAAGCAGTTGGCCGACCGGATCCAGGTGCTCGTCGCGGAGCTGCTGGAGCGCCGGGTCAAGGACCCGCGGCTCGGGTTCGTCACGGTCACCGACGCCCGGCTGACCGGCGACCTGCGGGAGGCCAGCATCTTCTACACGGTGTACGGCGACGAGCAGGCCCGCGCGTCCACCGCGGCCGCGCTGGAGTCGGCCAAGGGGCTGATCCGCAGCGAGGTCGGCAAGGCGCTCGGGCTGCGGCACACGCCGAGCGTGGCGTTCTTCCTGGACGCCGTACCGGAGAGCGCCGGGCACATCGAGGAGCTGCTCGAGAAGGCCCGGATGGCCGACGCCGAGGTGGCCAAGGCCGCCGCGGGCGCGAAGCCGGCCGGCGACGCGGACCCGTACAAGCACAAGCCGGACGACGAGGACGAGCAGGACTGA
- a CDS encoding SGNH/GDSL hydrolase family protein yields the protein MKLRRLVAACAALVLVTGLPAANANASTTSATSAPRFTKYVALGDSYTSAPFVPLADLLSLGCARSYSNYPKMLAAALGIWRFTDVSCGGADTTNMTQPQRTALGTAAPQFDALTPDTDLVTLGIGGNDFGVFGDIIGTCPGLRAADPTGAPCKAHFTVNGVDTLREKIKQTQTRIAIVVQGIRARSPQATILLIGYPKIAPEHGTCPSILPFADGDYAYLYSIEEALNAAVASAAAAGGATYVDTFTPSTGHDACAPDGQAWIQGKDINLLRALNYHPRYEGQAGVASLTYKTLTGAPAVVTAAEQAAWATEARALAKKAAASPQAVKASLNRVRTSAQR from the coding sequence GTGAAGCTACGCCGTCTGGTCGCTGCCTGCGCGGCACTCGTGCTCGTCACCGGTCTTCCGGCGGCCAACGCCAACGCGAGCACCACGTCGGCTACCTCGGCGCCGCGGTTCACGAAGTACGTCGCGCTCGGCGACTCGTACACCTCGGCCCCGTTCGTCCCGCTGGCGGACCTGTTGTCGCTCGGCTGCGCGCGCTCGTACAGCAACTACCCCAAGATGCTCGCCGCGGCGCTCGGCATCTGGCGCTTCACCGACGTGAGCTGCGGCGGCGCCGACACCACGAACATGACCCAGCCGCAACGCACCGCGCTCGGCACGGCCGCGCCGCAGTTCGACGCGCTGACCCCGGACACGGACCTCGTCACGCTCGGCATCGGCGGCAACGACTTCGGCGTCTTCGGCGACATCATCGGCACCTGTCCCGGCCTGCGTGCCGCGGACCCGACCGGCGCCCCGTGCAAGGCGCACTTCACGGTCAACGGCGTCGACACGCTGCGCGAGAAGATCAAGCAGACCCAGACCCGGATCGCGATCGTCGTCCAGGGCATCCGGGCCCGCTCGCCGCAGGCGACGATCCTGCTGATCGGCTACCCGAAGATCGCGCCGGAGCACGGCACCTGCCCGTCGATCCTGCCGTTCGCCGACGGCGACTACGCGTACCTGTACTCGATCGAGGAGGCGCTGAACGCGGCCGTCGCGTCGGCCGCCGCGGCCGGCGGAGCGACGTACGTCGACACCTTCACGCCGTCGACCGGGCACGACGCCTGCGCGCCGGACGGGCAGGCCTGGATCCAGGGCAAGGACATCAACCTGCTGCGGGCGCTGAACTACCACCCGCGCTACGAGGGACAGGCCGGTGTCGCGTCCCTCACCTACAAGACGCTGACCGGCGCACCCGCCGTCGTCACCGCCGCCGAGCAGGCCGCGTGGGCGACCGAGGCCCGTGCGCTCGCCAAGAAGGCGGCGGCGTCACCCCAGGCCGTGAAGGCCTCCCTGAACCGCGTACGGACCAGCGCGCAACGCTGA